The following proteins are encoded in a genomic region of Rhizobium sp. CCGE531:
- a CDS encoding N-formylglutamate amidohydrolase: MLAQQGILTKADGDCVAVERPDGSSAILLVCEHASCALPERFGDLGLSAEALSSHIAWDPGALAVARRMSASLNATLVFQRFSRLIYDCNRPPESAGAMPETSEIYTIPGNQHLGEADRLARTQGLYLPFHDRIRALLKERAARGQKNVIATIHSFTPIYNGKPRVVELGILHDEDRWLADRMLDAAAEAPLYRTERNQPYGPEDGVTHTLKLHGIANSLHNVMIEVRNDLIQDDVGQGVVADYLTGLIQSSLEA; this comes from the coding sequence ATGCTTGCGCAGCAAGGCATTCTGACGAAGGCGGATGGCGATTGTGTCGCGGTCGAAAGGCCGGATGGAAGCAGCGCGATTTTGCTCGTCTGCGAGCATGCTTCCTGTGCTCTGCCGGAGCGGTTCGGGGATCTCGGGCTTTCCGCCGAGGCGCTTTCCAGCCATATTGCCTGGGATCCGGGCGCACTGGCGGTTGCAAGAAGAATGTCCGCGAGCTTGAACGCGACGCTGGTTTTTCAGCGTTTCTCACGCCTGATCTATGACTGCAACCGGCCGCCGGAAAGTGCCGGCGCCATGCCGGAGACGAGCGAAATCTATACGATCCCAGGCAATCAGCATCTGGGCGAGGCAGACCGGCTGGCGCGCACGCAAGGCCTCTACTTACCGTTTCATGACAGGATCAGGGCCCTGTTAAAAGAGAGGGCCGCACGCGGACAAAAAAACGTGATCGCGACAATCCACAGCTTCACGCCGATCTATAACGGCAAGCCGCGTGTGGTGGAGCTTGGCATTCTGCATGACGAGGACCGTTGGCTGGCCGATCGCATGCTGGATGCGGCGGCTGAAGCGCCGCTCTATCGGACGGAACGCAATCAACCTTACGGGCCTGAAGACGGCGTCACCCATACGCTGAAGCTGCATGGGATCGCCAACAGCCTGCATAATGTAATGATCGAGGTCCGCAACGACCTCATTCAAGATGACGTCGGCCAAGGGGTCGTGGCCGATTATCTGACAGGGCTTATCCAGAGCAGTCTGGAAGCCTGA
- a CDS encoding ABC transporter permease, protein MKLQKFFAWIAVVIGAIYFIVPLIGTLEFSLRMRRNAYSFDAYASVFSDTHFLYAFGYSMFMAVLTIIVGMLLVVPTAYWVRLRLPQIRPIVEFITLMPLVIPAIVIVFGYLRLYNSSSILPLTGFEQTTNFLLVCSYIVLSLPYMYRSVDTAMRTIDVGTLTEAAESLGAKWTTIMFRCIFPNVMSGVLSGAFITLAIVMGEFTMASLLNRPAFGPYMQLVGANQAYQSSALAIIALAVTWLSMGLLQLVSRFSKLAPVKA, encoded by the coding sequence ATGAAGCTGCAAAAATTCTTTGCCTGGATCGCGGTCGTCATCGGCGCCATCTATTTCATCGTTCCGCTGATCGGCACGCTGGAATTCTCGCTGCGCATGCGCCGCAATGCCTATAGTTTCGACGCCTATGCATCGGTCTTTTCCGACACGCACTTCCTGTACGCGTTCGGCTATTCCATGTTCATGGCGGTGCTGACCATCATCGTCGGCATGCTGCTCGTCGTGCCCACGGCCTACTGGGTCCGGCTTCGCCTGCCCCAGATTCGCCCGATCGTCGAATTCATCACGCTGATGCCTTTGGTCATTCCCGCGATCGTCATCGTCTTCGGCTATCTGCGCCTCTACAATTCGTCATCGATCCTGCCTTTGACGGGCTTCGAGCAGACGACAAACTTCCTTCTGGTCTGCTCCTATATTGTCTTGTCCCTTCCCTATATGTATCGTTCCGTCGATACGGCGATGCGCACGATCGATGTCGGCACCCTGACGGAAGCGGCGGAAAGCCTTGGCGCGAAGTGGACGACCATCATGTTCCGCTGCATTTTTCCCAATGTCATGAGCGGCGTTCTTTCCGGTGCCTTCATCACGCTGGCGATCGTTATGGGCGAATTCACGATGGCATCATTGCTCAACCGGCCGGCTTTCGGCCCTTACATGCAGCTCGTCGGCGCCAACCAGGCTTATCAGTCCTCGGCACTCGCCATCATCGCGCTTGCTGTCACCTGGCTCAGCATGGGCCTGCTACAGCTCGTTTCCCGCTTCTCAAAACTGGCTCCGGTTAAGGCGTAA
- the phnF gene encoding phosphonate metabolism transcriptional regulator PhnF has protein sequence METIDRKSGSALWHQIGEILAADIAAGTFAPGEKLPTEPELMQRFGVSRFTVRQALGHLEQRGLVRAEQGRGTFVHKGVLDYTLSKRTRFHKNLIEQGFEPGGELLVHEIVPATERVATYLKLAMGAPVIHRRGLMTADGIPVELGDSYYPAGRFPDFDKARSQYETISAALASYGVTDYERLSTEIEARMPTVEEARLLRQPKSVPLLIIRKVDADAEGLPITYSESIWSAERITFNVDLR, from the coding sequence ATGGAGACGATCGATCGAAAGAGCGGCAGCGCCCTCTGGCATCAGATCGGCGAAATCCTGGCGGCAGATATTGCCGCCGGGACTTTTGCCCCAGGAGAAAAATTGCCGACCGAGCCGGAGCTAATGCAGCGTTTCGGCGTCAGCCGTTTTACCGTGCGCCAGGCGCTGGGGCATCTGGAACAGCGCGGGCTGGTCCGCGCCGAACAGGGGCGAGGGACATTCGTCCATAAGGGCGTGCTCGACTATACGCTGTCGAAGCGCACCCGCTTTCACAAAAATCTGATCGAACAAGGCTTTGAGCCGGGTGGCGAATTGCTCGTTCACGAGATCGTGCCGGCGACGGAGCGCGTCGCTACCTATTTGAAGTTGGCGATGGGTGCGCCGGTCATCCATCGTCGTGGCTTAATGACCGCCGATGGTATTCCGGTCGAATTAGGCGATTCATATTATCCAGCCGGGCGCTTTCCCGATTTCGATAAGGCCCGGTCGCAATATGAGACGATCTCTGCGGCACTCGCCAGCTACGGCGTCACCGACTACGAACGGCTGTCGACGGAGATCGAGGCGCGGATGCCGACGGTGGAAGAGGCGCGGCTCCTGCGGCAGCCGAAATCCGTACCGCTGCTCATTATCCGCAAGGTGGACGCGGATGCGGAAGGGCTGCCGATAACCTATTCGGAGTCGATCTGGTCGGCGGAGCGGATCACCTTCAACGTGGATCTGCGATAG
- a CDS encoding MurR/RpiR family transcriptional regulator translates to MSNASKTVSDVINARFDTLTRAEKQLAKSLLDNYPVSGLGSITTVAENARVSTPTVARMVQKLGYKGYPDFQAHLHQELEATISNPLTKHDRWASNAPGTHILNRFADAIMSNLRQTLSDIDAATFDSVATLLSERKRGLYFVGGRITGALAEYFFTHMQVIRPNTTLLSSNSSTWPQYVLNMNPGDLLVIFDIRRYEQEMVNLAAAARRRGAEIIVFTDQWATPAAKHARHTFRVQIEAPSAWDSSVVTLFIVEALIEAVQSSTWDETSERMKTLEGLFEQTKLFRRLS, encoded by the coding sequence GTGAGTAATGCGTCGAAGACAGTTTCTGACGTGATCAACGCGCGCTTCGACACGCTGACGCGCGCCGAAAAGCAGCTCGCCAAGAGCCTGCTCGACAACTATCCCGTTTCAGGGCTTGGCAGCATCACCACGGTTGCCGAAAATGCGCGCGTTTCGACGCCAACGGTCGCGCGCATGGTGCAGAAACTCGGGTACAAGGGCTACCCGGACTTTCAGGCCCATCTTCATCAAGAGCTCGAGGCAACCATCTCCAATCCGCTGACGAAGCATGATCGCTGGGCATCGAACGCGCCGGGCACGCATATCCTCAATCGCTTTGCCGATGCCATCATGAGCAATCTGCGCCAGACGCTTTCGGATATCGATGCCGCAACATTCGACAGCGTTGCGACCCTGCTATCCGAAAGAAAGCGCGGGCTCTATTTCGTCGGCGGACGCATTACGGGCGCGCTTGCCGAATATTTCTTCACCCACATGCAGGTCATTCGTCCCAACACGACGCTGCTCTCCTCCAATTCCAGCACCTGGCCGCAATATGTCCTGAACATGAATCCGGGCGATCTGCTCGTCATCTTCGACATCAGGCGCTACGAGCAGGAAATGGTCAATCTGGCCGCGGCCGCCCGCCGGCGTGGCGCCGAAATCATCGTCTTTACGGACCAGTGGGCAACACCGGCGGCCAAACATGCGCGACACACGTTCCGCGTGCAGATTGAAGCCCCCTCCGCCTGGGATTCGTCAGTCGTTACTCTCTTCATCGTCGAAGCCCTGATCGAGGCGGTTCAAAGCTCGACGTGGGACGAGACGAGCGAGCGCATGAAAACGCTCGAGGGCCTTTTTGAGCAGACAAAACTGTTCCGCAGGCTGAGTTGA
- a CDS encoding VOC family protein — protein sequence MTVLRIIPNLPTADPDTARLFYHDLLGLDIVMDHGWIVTFASEAATVPQISVASEGGSGTIVPDLSIEVDDVDTLYHRATSMGFGILYDLTDEPWGVRRFYVRDPFGKVVNILSHR from the coding sequence GTGACCGTCCTACGCATCATCCCAAACCTGCCGACCGCCGATCCAGACACCGCTCGCCTTTTCTACCATGACCTGCTCGGCCTCGACATCGTCATGGATCACGGCTGGATCGTCACCTTCGCCTCCGAAGCGGCAACGGTTCCGCAAATCAGCGTCGCCAGCGAAGGCGGCTCCGGCACGATCGTCCCCGACCTTTCTATCGAAGTCGACGATGTCGACACGCTTTATCATCGCGCTACATCCATGGGCTTCGGCATATTGTATGACCTGACGGACGAACCCTGGGGCGTTCGCCGCTTCTACGTCCGTGACCCTTTCGGCAAGGTGGTCAATATCCTCTCTCACCGCTGA
- a CDS encoding Gfo/Idh/MocA family oxidoreductase yields the protein MSLSEKPIRVLVAGLGNMGRSHALAYHNNPGFEIVGLVNRSKPELPEELREYTIHADFEAALKELKPDLCSINTYSDSHADFAVMAFEAGCHVFVEKPLATTVEDAERVVAAAQKAGKKLAIGYILRHHPSWMRLIAEARKLGGPYVFRMNLNQQSSGPTWETHKALMRTTSPIVDCGVHYVDVMCQITDAKPVEVRGMGLRLSQEIKPDMYNYGHLQVIFEDGSVGWYEAGWGPMISETAFFVKDVMSPNGSVSIVMDQNAKSDDIDMHTKTSVIRLHNAEAGPSGQFIRPDQDLHMDGEPGHQELCDFEQAFMLKAIREDLDLNRNMADAVQSLRICLAADESVRTGKPVYL from the coding sequence GTGAGCCTATCCGAAAAGCCGATCCGCGTTCTCGTCGCCGGCCTTGGCAATATGGGCCGCAGCCATGCTCTGGCCTATCATAACAATCCGGGCTTCGAGATCGTCGGCCTCGTCAATCGCTCCAAGCCCGAGCTGCCTGAGGAGCTGCGGGAATATACGATCCATGCGGATTTCGAGGCGGCATTGAAGGAGCTGAAGCCGGATCTCTGCTCCATCAATACCTATTCCGACAGCCATGCCGATTTCGCCGTCATGGCCTTCGAAGCAGGCTGCCATGTCTTCGTCGAGAAGCCGCTGGCCACCACGGTCGAAGATGCCGAGCGCGTCGTTGCGGCTGCGCAGAAGGCCGGCAAGAAGCTGGCGATCGGCTACATCCTGCGCCACCATCCCTCATGGATGCGGCTGATCGCCGAAGCCCGCAAACTCGGCGGTCCCTATGTCTTCCGCATGAACCTCAATCAGCAATCGAGCGGTCCGACTTGGGAGACGCACAAGGCATTGATGCGCACGACCTCGCCGATCGTCGATTGCGGCGTGCATTATGTCGACGTCATGTGCCAGATCACCGACGCCAAGCCCGTCGAGGTGCGTGGCATGGGCCTGCGGCTGTCGCAGGAGATCAAGCCGGACATGTATAATTACGGCCACCTGCAGGTGATCTTCGAGGATGGCTCGGTCGGCTGGTACGAGGCCGGTTGGGGTCCGATGATTTCGGAAACGGCTTTCTTCGTGAAGGATGTGATGTCGCCGAACGGTTCGGTCTCGATCGTCATGGATCAGAATGCCAAGTCCGACGATATCGACATGCACACCAAAACCTCGGTCATCCGGCTGCACAACGCCGAGGCAGGCCCGAGCGGTCAGTTCATCCGGCCGGATCAGGACCTGCATATGGATGGCGAACCCGGCCATCAGGAGCTCTGCGACTTCGAGCAGGCCTTCATGCTGAAGGCCATCCGCGAGGATCTCGACCTCAATCGCAATATGGCCGATGCCGTTCAATCGCTGCGTATATGCCTCGCCGCCGATGAGAGCGTGCGCACCGGCAAGCCTGTTTATCTATAA
- a CDS encoding ABC transporter ATP-binding protein, producing MGSLQLKSIRKAYGSHDVLKGIDLEVKDGEFVIFVGPSGCGKSTLLRSIAGLEDVTSGAVLINGQDVTAAPPAKRGISMVFQSYALYPHLTVKDNMGLGLKQAGTPKAEIDNRVEKASSMLSLAPYLARRPAELSGGQRQRVAIGRAIVREPELFLFDEPLSNLDAALRVQTRLEIARLHRSLKATMIYVTHDQVEAMTLADKIVVLNAGAIEQIGSPMELYNHPANTFVAGFIGSPQMNFIPAEKLGEIGAKTLGIRPEHITLSRDQGSWAAKVIHVEHLGADTIIYLESETTGLLTVRLFGEHKYEPDEIVYATPDTSHMHRFDANDKAIGA from the coding sequence GTGGGATCGCTTCAACTGAAATCCATCCGCAAGGCCTATGGCTCGCACGACGTGCTGAAGGGCATCGACCTCGAAGTGAAGGATGGCGAGTTCGTCATCTTCGTCGGCCCTTCCGGCTGCGGCAAGTCGACCCTTCTGCGCAGCATCGCCGGTCTCGAGGATGTGACCTCCGGTGCAGTGCTGATCAACGGCCAGGATGTGACCGCGGCGCCGCCGGCCAAGCGCGGCATTTCGATGGTTTTCCAGTCCTATGCGCTCTATCCGCATCTGACTGTCAAGGACAATATGGGATTGGGTCTCAAGCAGGCCGGTACGCCGAAGGCCGAGATCGACAACCGGGTCGAGAAGGCTTCGAGCATGCTGTCGCTCGCGCCTTATCTGGCCCGCCGCCCGGCCGAGCTTTCCGGCGGCCAGCGACAGCGTGTCGCCATCGGCCGCGCGATCGTTCGCGAGCCCGAGCTTTTCCTCTTCGACGAGCCGCTGTCGAATCTCGATGCCGCATTGCGCGTACAGACGCGTCTGGAGATTGCTCGACTGCATCGCAGCCTGAAGGCGACGATGATCTACGTCACCCACGATCAGGTCGAGGCGATGACGCTCGCCGACAAGATCGTCGTGCTCAATGCCGGCGCGATCGAGCAGATCGGTTCGCCGATGGAGCTCTATAATCACCCGGCCAATACCTTCGTTGCCGGCTTTATCGGCTCGCCGCAGATGAATTTCATTCCGGCCGAGAAGCTGGGCGAAATCGGTGCCAAAACCCTGGGCATTCGCCCCGAACATATCACGCTGTCGCGCGATCAGGGCTCTTGGGCCGCCAAGGTCATCCACGTCGAGCATCTCGGCGCGGACACAATCATCTATCTCGAATCCGAAACCACCGGTCTTCTGACGGTACGTCTCTTCGGCGAGCATAAGTACGAGCCGGACGAGATTGTTTATGCGACGCCGGATACGAGCCATATGCATCGCTTCGATGCCAATGACAAAGCGATCGGGGCCTAA
- a CDS encoding ABC transporter substrate-binding protein, giving the protein MTSKIHRLLTISTAMLVASTAMAAAEPSADLIAAAKKEGTLTTIALPHNWCGYGDLIAAFKAKYGIEVNELNPDAGSGDEVEAIRANKGNTGPQAPDVIDVGLSFGPTAKKEGLLQPYKVSTWASIPDSAKDAEGYWYGDYYGVLSFVVNKDVVKNPPKDWADLQKPEYANTVSLAGDPRTSNQAVQAVYAAGLAAGEKDAAKVGAAGLDYFAKLNKAGNFVPVIGKSASLAQGATPIVVAWDYNGLSWRDSLNGNPPVDVTVPASGVIAGVYVQAISAFAPHPNAAKLWMEFLYSDEGQIGWLKGYCHPIRFNDLAKNKKVPQELLDKLPPAAAYEKAIFPTLEEQDAGKAAITTKWDSVVGSNVK; this is encoded by the coding sequence GTGACCTCGAAAATTCATCGTCTTCTGACCATCTCTACCGCAATGCTCGTCGCTTCGACGGCAATGGCGGCCGCGGAGCCGAGCGCCGATCTCATCGCCGCTGCCAAGAAGGAAGGCACGCTGACCACGATCGCGCTGCCCCACAACTGGTGCGGTTACGGCGATCTCATCGCTGCGTTCAAGGCAAAGTACGGCATCGAAGTCAACGAACTGAATCCGGATGCCGGTTCGGGCGATGAAGTCGAAGCAATCCGCGCCAACAAGGGCAACACCGGCCCGCAGGCTCCTGATGTCATCGACGTCGGTCTCTCCTTCGGCCCGACCGCCAAGAAGGAAGGCCTGCTACAGCCTTACAAGGTCTCCACCTGGGCTTCCATTCCGGACAGCGCCAAGGATGCCGAAGGCTACTGGTACGGCGATTACTACGGCGTTCTCTCCTTCGTCGTGAACAAGGACGTCGTGAAGAACCCGCCGAAGGACTGGGCTGACCTGCAGAAGCCGGAATACGCCAACACCGTTTCGCTCGCCGGCGACCCGCGCACCTCGAACCAGGCCGTTCAGGCCGTTTACGCAGCCGGTCTGGCTGCCGGTGAAAAGGACGCTGCCAAGGTCGGCGCTGCTGGTCTCGACTACTTCGCAAAGCTGAACAAGGCTGGCAACTTCGTTCCGGTCATCGGCAAGTCCGCTTCGCTCGCACAGGGCGCAACCCCGATCGTCGTCGCATGGGACTACAACGGCCTGTCCTGGCGCGACAGCCTGAACGGCAACCCGCCGGTTGACGTCACCGTTCCGGCTTCGGGCGTTATCGCAGGCGTCTACGTCCAGGCGATCTCGGCCTTCGCTCCACATCCGAATGCTGCCAAGCTCTGGATGGAGTTCCTCTATTCCGACGAAGGCCAGATCGGCTGGCTGAAGGGCTATTGCCACCCGATCCGCTTCAACGACCTGGCAAAGAACAAGAAGGTCCCGCAGGAACTTCTCGACAAGCTGCCGCCGGCTGCCGCCTATGAAAAGGCCATATTCCCGACGCTCGAAGAGCAGGATGCTGGCAAGGCCGCCATCACCACGAAGTGGGATTCCGTCGTCGGTTCGAACGTAAAGTAA
- a CDS encoding methyltransferase domain-containing protein, which yields MTSAATTYATWRKDPQGDTAMAESHSPYWRHFIETVPERDFSSKTILDFGCNRGGFLRLLHGMRPFRRGVGIDIASESVAAAVAAVGNMPLQFHVTTDLSPFADSFDVAFSYEVIYLLPELKQHADQMFQVMRNGGVYYAVTGCHNEMPLWPKWLELIGNNSNAPMQDRSPQDYIDAFVAAGFDVSVKRFGYDGFVHSSKDRKYYPSILDALSYPAEYKLLFRLEKRV from the coding sequence ATGACGAGCGCAGCAACGACTTACGCCACCTGGCGCAAGGACCCTCAAGGCGATACCGCAATGGCGGAATCGCATAGTCCCTATTGGCGGCACTTCATCGAAACCGTGCCGGAGCGTGATTTCTCCTCGAAGACAATCCTTGATTTCGGCTGCAACCGCGGCGGCTTCCTGCGTTTGCTCCATGGCATGCGGCCGTTCCGGCGCGGCGTCGGCATCGATATCGCTTCGGAGTCGGTGGCTGCTGCGGTCGCGGCCGTCGGCAATATGCCGCTGCAGTTTCATGTGACGACTGACCTGTCGCCCTTTGCCGATAGTTTCGATGTCGCCTTCAGTTATGAGGTGATCTATCTGCTGCCGGAGCTGAAACAGCACGCCGACCAGATGTTTCAGGTCATGCGGAATGGCGGCGTCTACTATGCTGTGACCGGTTGCCACAATGAAATGCCGCTCTGGCCGAAATGGCTCGAACTGATCGGCAATAACAGCAATGCGCCGATGCAGGATCGGTCTCCACAGGATTATATCGACGCATTCGTCGCGGCCGGCTTCGATGTTTCGGTCAAGCGTTTCGGCTATGACGGCTTTGTTCACTCATCGAAGGACCGCAAATATTATCCGAGCATTCTCGATGCGCTGAGCTATCCGGCCGAATACAAGCTGTTGTTCCGCCTCGAAAAGCGTGTCTGA
- a CDS encoding 6,7-dimethyl-8-ribityllumazine synthase, producing the protein MTISISTQPSRIAIIRARWHADIVDRSVDSFVAEWQTTEGAPPIDIFDVPGALEIPLHAQTLARNGRYSAIVATAFVVDGGIYRHEFVANTVLDAMMRVQLDTGVPILSAVLTPHHFQESEAHIQFFKEHFIIKGREVASACRHILAERTKLLPAVTV; encoded by the coding sequence ATGACCATTTCGATTTCTACCCAGCCGAGCCGCATTGCGATCATTCGGGCCCGCTGGCATGCCGACATCGTCGATCGCTCGGTCGATTCCTTCGTTGCCGAATGGCAGACGACGGAAGGCGCACCACCCATCGACATCTTCGACGTCCCCGGCGCGCTCGAAATTCCGCTGCACGCGCAGACGCTCGCCCGCAATGGCCGTTATTCCGCAATCGTTGCCACCGCTTTCGTTGTCGACGGCGGCATCTATCGCCATGAATTCGTCGCCAATACGGTTCTTGATGCCATGATGCGCGTCCAGCTCGATACCGGTGTACCAATCCTCTCGGCAGTTCTGACGCCGCATCACTTCCAGGAGTCGGAAGCGCATATCCAGTTCTTCAAGGAACATTTCATCATCAAGGGTCGTGAAGTGGCAAGCGCATGCCGCCATATTCTCGCGGAACGCACGAAGCTGCTGCCCGCAGTCACCGTCTGA
- a CDS encoding ABC transporter permease subunit, producing MSIVTTSTVSTSPLINKRVVVDWLGIAPFLIFAMLFLILPTIYLVAGAFLTPDGSLTLKNIGDLFTESIMASYWISIKVSVASALGGALIGFYLAWALVMGGLPAWVRHAFLTFSGVASNFAGVPLAFAFIATIGRLGLVTLLVKNWFGFDIFQAGFNLYSFTGLTLTYMYFQIPLMVLIITPALDGMKKEWREAASILGATNKQYWLMVALPILWPSLLGTTLLLFANAFGAIATAIALTGSSLNIIPIQLYAQIRGDVLHNANLGYAMALGMIVITGISNIIYIIMRIRAERWQK from the coding sequence ATGAGCATCGTCACAACATCAACGGTCAGCACCTCCCCTCTGATCAACAAACGCGTGGTCGTCGACTGGCTGGGCATCGCGCCCTTCTTGATCTTCGCGATGCTGTTTCTGATTCTCCCAACGATCTATCTCGTCGCCGGCGCCTTTCTGACGCCCGACGGCAGTCTGACGCTGAAGAACATTGGCGATCTATTCACAGAATCGATCATGGCCTCCTATTGGATCAGCATAAAGGTGTCGGTCGCCTCGGCGCTCGGTGGCGCGCTGATCGGCTTTTATCTGGCCTGGGCTCTGGTCATGGGCGGACTTCCGGCCTGGGTGCGCCATGCCTTCCTGACCTTTTCCGGCGTCGCCTCAAATTTCGCCGGCGTACCTCTGGCTTTTGCATTCATCGCCACGATCGGTCGCCTGGGTCTCGTCACGCTGCTGGTGAAAAACTGGTTTGGCTTCGACATTTTTCAAGCAGGCTTCAATCTCTATAGCTTTACCGGCCTGACCCTGACCTACATGTACTTCCAGATTCCGCTGATGGTACTGATCATCACGCCGGCCCTGGACGGCATGAAGAAGGAATGGCGCGAAGCAGCCTCCATCCTCGGAGCAACCAACAAGCAATATTGGCTGATGGTGGCGCTGCCCATCCTCTGGCCGAGCCTGCTCGGCACGACGCTGCTGCTTTTTGCCAACGCCTTCGGCGCCATCGCAACTGCCATTGCGCTGACGGGTAGCTCGCTGAACATCATTCCGATCCAGCTCTATGCCCAGATCCGTGGCGACGTGCTGCACAACGCCAACCTCGGTTATGCGATGGCTCTCGGCATGATCGTCATAACAGGCATTTCCAACATCATTTACATCATCATGCGTATCCGCGCGGAACGGTGGCAGAAATGA
- a CDS encoding ABC transporter ATP-binding protein, translating into MAFLELTHIKKSFGDVHVVHDFNMQIEKGEFVSFLGPSGCGKTTVLRMIAGFETPTAGSLTINGKDQRALKPNQRNIGMVFQAYALFPNMTVHDNVAFGLKVAGMAKPDIDNRVKEMLALIKLDHLASRYPYQMSGGQQQRVALARAIAVKPQVLLLDEPLSALDAKIRISLREEIRAIQQQLGITTVFVTHDQEEALSISDRIVVMNAGRADQIGTPFEIYNTPATRFVASFVGTLNLIEGKVVDPVSNRIMIGDQGVTLKQSVTAYKPGDTVSLALRPEAGSLAESAKGDTALTGEVSSAHFLGSVIRTRMNVAGNTISFDMFNSPGMMPPSVGEKVTLRFASSDLLVIQD; encoded by the coding sequence ATGGCTTTTCTCGAACTCACCCACATCAAGAAGTCCTTCGGCGACGTTCACGTCGTTCACGATTTCAATATGCAAATCGAGAAGGGAGAATTCGTCTCCTTCCTCGGACCATCGGGCTGCGGCAAGACGACCGTGCTGCGCATGATCGCCGGCTTCGAAACCCCGACCGCGGGCAGCTTGACGATCAACGGCAAGGATCAGCGCGCCCTGAAGCCGAACCAGCGCAACATCGGCATGGTCTTCCAGGCCTACGCGCTGTTTCCGAACATGACGGTGCACGACAACGTCGCCTTCGGCCTCAAGGTCGCCGGCATGGCGAAGCCAGATATCGACAATCGCGTCAAGGAGATGCTTGCTCTCATCAAGCTCGATCATCTCGCCAGCCGCTACCCCTACCAGATGTCCGGCGGTCAGCAGCAGCGCGTGGCGCTGGCCCGCGCCATCGCCGTCAAGCCTCAGGTCCTCTTGCTCGATGAGCCGCTGTCCGCGCTCGACGCCAAGATCCGCATTTCGCTGCGCGAAGAAATCCGTGCCATCCAGCAGCAGCTCGGCATCACCACGGTTTTCGTAACGCACGATCAGGAAGAAGCGCTTTCGATCTCCGACCGCATCGTCGTCATGAACGCAGGCCGCGCCGATCAGATCGGTACGCCTTTCGAGATCTACAACACGCCGGCAACACGCTTCGTCGCCTCCTTCGTCGGCACGCTGAACCTGATCGAAGGCAAGGTCGTCGATCCGGTCAGTAACCGCATCATGATCGGCGATCAGGGCGTGACCTTAAAGCAATCGGTTACCGCCTATAAGCCAGGCGATACGGTATCGCTCGCCCTGCGTCCGGAGGCCGGCTCGCTGGCCGAATCGGCCAAGGGCGATACCGCTCTGACGGGCGAAGTTTCCTCGGCGCACTTCCTGGGTTCCGTCATCCGCACCCGTATGAATGTCGCCGGCAACACCATTTCCTTCGACATGTTCAACAGCCCGGGCATGATGCCCCCAAGCGTCGGCGAGAAGGTGACGCTGCGCTTCGCCTCCTCCGACCTGCTCGTCATTCAGGATTGA